A single genomic interval of Halobacillus halophilus DSM 2266 harbors:
- a CDS encoding succinate dehydrogenase cytochrome b558 subunit, whose protein sequence is MAGTRGYVNRRLHSLLGVVPIGIFLLQHLTVNFFATRGPEAFNAAAHFMESLPYRYVLEIFIIFLPLLFHSIYGVYIAFTAKSNLSNFGYFRNWMFMLQRITGILTLIFVAWHVWETRIAIGFGWAELNYSLMEGILTEPFFFWFYIVGVISTTFHFANGLWSFCVSWGITVSPRSQLVMTYASIVVFVAISYVGVRTLIQFAYGI, encoded by the coding sequence ATGGCGGGAACACGCGGATATGTTAATCGAAGGCTACATTCATTATTAGGGGTAGTTCCCATCGGGATCTTTCTGCTTCAGCACTTAACTGTGAACTTTTTTGCAACACGTGGTCCAGAAGCATTCAATGCAGCAGCTCATTTTATGGAGAGCTTGCCATATCGATATGTTTTGGAAATATTTATTATTTTCTTACCACTATTATTCCATTCAATTTATGGAGTATATATCGCATTCACAGCTAAGAGTAATTTGTCGAACTTCGGGTATTTCAGAAACTGGATGTTTATGCTTCAGCGTATTACAGGTATTCTGACTTTAATTTTCGTAGCTTGGCACGTGTGGGAAACAAGGATTGCCATCGGCTTCGGCTGGGCAGAACTTAACTATTCTTTAATGGAAGGTATCCTTACGGAGCCATTCTTTTTCTGGTTCTACATAGTAGGGGTGATTTCAACTACTTTCCACTTTGCTAACGGTCTTTGGTCTTTCTGTGTAAGCTGGGGAATTACTGTTTCTCCACGTTCACAGCTAGTCATGACTTATGCAAGCATTGTAGTTTTTGTCGCTATATCTTATGTCGGTGTACGTACACTGATTCAATTCGCATACGGAATATAA